In one window of Streptomyces griseus subsp. griseus DNA:
- a CDS encoding YjbQ family protein, which yields MSDSFTTTVLHITTGTTERVLDLTRECEEFLTRAASGRDGLLNIFVPHATAGIAVLETGAGSDDDLLAALHHLLPADDRWQHRHGSPGHGRDHVLPALVPPHATLPVIGGVLELGTWQSVCLVDTNVSKDNRQVRLSFLS from the coding sequence ATGTCCGATTCCTTCACCACCACTGTCCTGCACATCACCACGGGTACGACCGAGCGCGTCCTGGACCTGACCCGGGAGTGCGAGGAGTTCCTCACCCGGGCGGCGTCCGGCCGGGACGGCCTCCTGAACATCTTCGTCCCCCACGCCACCGCGGGCATCGCCGTCCTGGAGACGGGCGCGGGCAGCGACGACGACCTCCTCGCCGCCCTCCACCACCTGCTCCCGGCGGACGACCGCTGGCAACACCGCCACGGCAGCCCGGGCCACGGCCGCGACCACGTACTCCCCGCCCTCGTCCCGCCCCACGCCACCCTGCCGGTGATCGGGGGAGTGCTGGAGCTGGGCACCTGGCAGTCGGTGTGCCTGGTCGACACGAACGTTTCTAAAGACAACCGTCAGGTGCGGCTGAGCTTCCTCAGCTGA
- a CDS encoding recombinase family protein, producing MRGTDLNTIERPYDGCGKCLLGVRRLSRVKLATSSPERQRENVLTAAASVGAHIIGWADDWEVSGATDPVTRPSLGPWLRDEKGPYDGLVAAAVDRLGRNVVDCLNTGYKMRDEKKMLVTYGHDGAWNLDDPADENRFTMEAWGAQMELRAIQRRNRDATVKTRAAGRPKGKPSYGFQYVRKVMGGKIDLVELHPHASEVLRNVARRILADPDNVTCSSEAARLNRAGELSPADHLAVMYGKPAGGRPWSPQSLKNILLSEATLGYLMHRNKPVLGRGDGHPVRLCEGLWDRATHEALRSAILSRKAPWTRRSNREYLLTTVALCGQCHTRLYTQTSKDAPPRYTCTARNKGWLQAQHCRPAPLINAHLLDAYVEEWFLRELGDGMIYETVYDPGNGIAERVAETRASRERLRADREAGLYDAPDDAAWFRDRYAALGRELAALEAEPRRAPGMVRRPTGETVADRWFRAADVQARKEILIDFGVRVTLFPASAPVRWAPGFLHGPEQDPMTLL from the coding sequence ATGCGCGGTACGGACCTCAACACGATCGAACGACCCTACGACGGATGCGGCAAGTGCCTGCTCGGAGTGCGGCGGCTGTCGCGCGTGAAGCTGGCGACGTCTTCGCCTGAGCGCCAGCGCGAGAACGTGCTCACTGCCGCCGCCTCCGTCGGGGCCCACATCATCGGCTGGGCGGACGACTGGGAGGTCTCCGGCGCCACGGACCCCGTGACCCGCCCCAGCCTGGGCCCGTGGCTCCGTGACGAGAAGGGCCCGTACGACGGCCTGGTCGCGGCAGCGGTGGACCGGCTCGGCCGCAACGTCGTCGACTGCCTGAACACCGGCTACAAGATGCGGGACGAGAAGAAGATGCTCGTCACGTACGGGCACGACGGTGCCTGGAACCTCGACGACCCCGCCGACGAGAACCGTTTCACCATGGAAGCCTGGGGCGCGCAGATGGAACTGCGCGCGATCCAGCGCAGGAACCGTGACGCCACCGTCAAGACCCGCGCAGCCGGCCGCCCGAAAGGCAAGCCGTCGTACGGCTTCCAGTACGTCCGGAAGGTGATGGGAGGGAAGATTGACCTGGTCGAACTGCATCCGCATGCCTCGGAAGTACTGCGGAACGTCGCCCGCCGCATCCTGGCCGATCCTGACAACGTCACCTGCAGTAGCGAGGCCGCACGTCTCAATCGTGCCGGGGAACTCTCACCTGCGGATCACCTGGCCGTGATGTACGGCAAGCCGGCAGGGGGCCGACCGTGGTCTCCCCAGAGCCTGAAGAACATCCTTCTGTCAGAGGCCACCCTCGGATACCTGATGCACCGCAACAAGCCCGTCCTCGGCAGGGGGGACGGTCACCCTGTACGGCTCTGCGAGGGGCTGTGGGACCGGGCCACACACGAGGCGCTCAGGAGCGCCATCCTGTCCCGAAAGGCTCCCTGGACCCGCCGATCCAACCGCGAATACCTGTTGACCACGGTCGCCCTGTGCGGGCAGTGCCATACGCGTCTCTATACCCAGACGTCGAAAGACGCCCCACCGCGCTACACGTGTACGGCGCGGAACAAGGGCTGGCTTCAGGCGCAGCACTGCCGACCCGCACCGCTCATCAATGCTCATCTTCTTGACGCCTACGTCGAGGAGTGGTTCCTCCGGGAGCTGGGTGACGGCATGATCTACGAAACGGTGTACGACCCGGGCAATGGCATCGCGGAACGCGTGGCGGAGACCCGAGCCAGCCGTGAACGGCTGCGAGCCGACCGTGAAGCCGGGCTGTACGACGCCCCGGACGACGCCGCGTGGTTCCGGGACCGGTATGCCGCGCTGGGGCGGGAGCTGGCCGCTCTGGAGGCTGAGCCACGGCGGGCGCCTGGTATGGTCCGGCGGCCGACCGGCGAGACGGTCGCCGACCGTTGGTTCCGTGCTGCGGATGTACAGGCTCGAAAGGAAATCCTGATCGATTTCGGCGTACGGGTGACGCTCTTCCCGGCCAGTGCTCCCGTTCGCTGGGCGCCCGGTTTCCTTCACGGTCCCGAACAGGACCCGATGACCCTGCTTTAG
- a CDS encoding phosphotransferase — translation MIVRIAREGESAAAAREVRVARWLTRENVPAVRLVDVEQLVEVDGRPVTFWAELPPQQHGSVEDIAELFARLHSLTTPAIELGYLDPFVRVGERLHSATTIRDDDKQWLHALHSDLLAAWAERPARSPRSGRAR, via the coding sequence GTGATCGTACGGATCGCCCGGGAGGGAGAGAGCGCTGCGGCGGCCCGCGAGGTGCGCGTCGCACGTTGGCTCACCCGGGAGAACGTGCCGGCCGTTCGCCTGGTCGACGTGGAGCAGTTGGTAGAGGTGGACGGCAGGCCCGTGACCTTCTGGGCGGAACTGCCGCCGCAGCAGCACGGCTCGGTCGAGGATATCGCTGAACTCTTCGCGAGGCTCCACTCCCTGACCACGCCAGCGATCGAGCTGGGGTATCTCGATCCCTTCGTCAGGGTCGGCGAACGGCTGCACTCGGCCACCACGATCCGCGACGACGACAAGCAGTGGCTGCATGCCCTGCATAGCGACCTCCTAGCGGCCTGGGCGGAGCGGCCGGCCCGGTCTCCCCGATCGGGCCGTGCACGGTGA
- a CDS encoding NAD(P)-binding domain-containing protein: MRELDVVVIGAGQAGLSAAHHLRRVGLEPDRDFVVLDHAPRPGGAWQFRWPSLTYGKVHGMHALPGMELTGADPDRPSSEVIGGYFTAYEERFELRVHRPVEVSAVREGSGGRLLVETSEGRYAPRALINATGTWDRPFWPRYPGQETFRGRQLHTADYPGPEEFAGQRVVVVGGGASGTQHLMEIAEYAAETFWVTRREPVFRDEPFTEEWGRAAVAMVEERVRKGLPPQSVVSVTGLAVTDAVRRAREQGVLDRLPMFDRITPTGVAWDDGRSVEADVILWATGFRPAVDHLAPLKLREPGGGIRVDDTQAVRDGRVHLVGYGPSASTIGANRAGRTAVRSVLRLLEGTGDVDRTQKAGAAAV; this comes from the coding sequence GTGCGCGAGCTGGACGTGGTCGTGATCGGCGCCGGGCAGGCGGGGCTGTCCGCCGCCCACCATCTGCGCCGTGTCGGTCTGGAGCCGGACCGCGATTTCGTGGTGCTGGACCACGCGCCCCGGCCCGGCGGCGCCTGGCAGTTCCGCTGGCCCTCACTGACGTACGGCAAGGTCCACGGGATGCACGCGCTGCCCGGCATGGAGCTGACCGGCGCCGACCCCGACCGGCCCTCGTCCGAGGTGATCGGCGGATACTTCACGGCGTACGAGGAGCGCTTCGAGCTGCGCGTGCACCGGCCCGTCGAGGTGAGTGCCGTACGCGAGGGGAGCGGCGGGCGGCTGCTCGTGGAGACGTCCGAGGGCAGGTACGCCCCGCGCGCGCTGATCAACGCGACCGGCACCTGGGACCGGCCGTTCTGGCCGCGCTACCCCGGGCAGGAGACGTTCCGGGGGCGCCAGCTGCACACGGCGGACTACCCCGGGCCCGAGGAGTTCGCCGGTCAGCGGGTCGTCGTGGTCGGCGGCGGCGCCTCCGGCACGCAGCATCTGATGGAGATCGCCGAGTACGCCGCCGAGACGTTCTGGGTGACCCGGCGTGAACCGGTCTTCCGCGACGAGCCGTTCACCGAGGAGTGGGGGCGGGCGGCCGTGGCGATGGTGGAGGAGCGCGTCCGCAAGGGGCTGCCGCCGCAGAGCGTGGTGTCGGTGACCGGGCTGGCGGTCACCGACGCCGTGCGGCGCGCCCGTGAGCAGGGGGTGCTGGACCGGCTGCCGATGTTCGACCGGATCACGCCGACCGGGGTGGCCTGGGACGACGGCCGGAGCGTCGAGGCGGACGTGATCCTCTGGGCGACCGGCTTCCGGCCCGCCGTGGACCACCTGGCACCGCTGAAGCTGCGCGAGCCGGGCGGTGGCATCCGGGTGGACGACACCCAGGCTGTACGGGACGGACGCGTCCATCTCGTCGGGTACGGGCCGTCCGCCAGCACCATCGGAGCCAACCGGGCGGGCCGCACCGCCGTGCGGTCGGTGCTCCGGCTGCTGGAGGGGACCGGTGACGTGGACCGTACGCAGAAGGCCGGAGCGGCGGCCGTGTGA
- a CDS encoding putative leader peptide gives MFRSALLTSRGHIDLLRVASAACRRGC, from the coding sequence ATGTTCCGATCAGCTCTGCTCACCTCGCGCGGTCACATCGACCTGCTGCGGGTGGCATCCGCCGCGTGTCGTCGCGGCTGCTGA
- the mltG gene encoding endolytic transglycosylase MltG, which translates to MVNESPDVRPRRRLRPTRRGKIVLIVAALLVVSAAVLIPLSLLGSDEKKKQERPQSTLVIPEGWRASQVFEAVDRALGLKSGSTEKTAAAVDLELPEPAEGNPEGYLFPATYPIDSATEPAGLLRYMADTARKRLGADHITAGAQRNNVTVYETATIASIVQAEADTASDMGKVARVVYNRLLKDMPLQMDSTINYALKRSTLDTTTTDTQLDSPYNSYVRKGLPPTPIGNPGEEALRAAISPTPGPWLYFVTVAPGDTRFTDSYDEQRKNVEEFNRNRRAATG; encoded by the coding sequence ATGGTGAACGAGTCCCCGGACGTCCGTCCCCGTCGCAGACTCCGCCCGACCCGCCGCGGAAAGATCGTGCTGATCGTCGCCGCGCTGCTCGTCGTGTCGGCCGCCGTACTGATCCCGCTCTCCCTGCTCGGCTCGGACGAGAAGAAGAAGCAGGAGCGCCCGCAGTCCACGCTGGTGATCCCGGAGGGCTGGCGCGCTTCGCAGGTGTTCGAGGCCGTCGACCGGGCGCTCGGCCTGAAGTCCGGCTCCACGGAGAAGACCGCGGCGGCGGTGGATCTGGAGCTGCCCGAGCCGGCCGAGGGCAACCCTGAGGGGTATCTCTTCCCAGCCACGTATCCGATCGACTCCGCGACCGAGCCGGCGGGCCTGCTGCGCTACATGGCGGACACCGCCCGCAAACGGCTCGGCGCGGACCACATCACCGCCGGGGCGCAGCGCAACAACGTCACGGTCTACGAGACGGCCACGATCGCCAGCATCGTCCAGGCCGAGGCCGACACCGCCTCCGACATGGGCAAGGTCGCCCGGGTCGTCTACAACCGGCTGCTCAAGGACATGCCGTTGCAGATGGACTCCACCATCAACTACGCCCTCAAGCGCTCCACCCTGGACACCACGACCACCGACACCCAGCTGGACAGCCCGTACAACAGTTACGTACGCAAGGGGCTGCCGCCGACGCCCATCGGCAACCCGGGCGAAGAGGCGCTGCGTGCCGCGATCAGCCCCACGCCCGGCCCCTGGCTCTACTTCGTCACGGTCGCGCCCGGGGACACCCGGTTCACCGACAGCTACGACGAACAGCGGAAGAATGTCGAGGAGTTCAACCGCAACCGCCGCGCGGCCACGGGCTGA
- a CDS encoding intradiol ring-cleavage dioxygenase translates to MLLLGGAVGVVAISGAAVANAAGRNTADTGILDSVKTAASASSTCMSLTTEQMEGPYYIDYELFRKDVVEDRTGIPLLLVLRVVDSVTCRPIRNSAIEIWHCDASGVYSGYIQNGNGGGGGTPPGPPPTGTPTAPPDGPGSPGDPGGPVGHATPTDDLTWLRGIQMTDAQGFVTFRTVFPGWYAGRAVHVHTKVHTGGSRTPDGYTGGRTCHTGQFYFSEEAVKATENTEPYSANTITRMPLDNDSIYPGTGTQGGLLNLNYDKKHIERGVIGNITMAVDPNATNDGQGTPGGPAPTASSAPTP, encoded by the coding sequence ATGCTCCTTCTGGGCGGAGCAGTCGGCGTAGTAGCCATCAGCGGCGCCGCCGTCGCCAACGCCGCCGGCCGCAACACCGCCGACACCGGCATCCTCGACTCGGTGAAGACGGCCGCCTCCGCGTCCAGCACCTGCATGTCGCTGACCACGGAGCAGATGGAGGGCCCCTACTACATCGACTACGAGCTCTTCCGGAAAGACGTGGTCGAGGACCGCACCGGTATCCCGCTCCTCCTCGTTCTGCGCGTAGTGGACAGCGTGACCTGCCGGCCCATCCGTAACTCCGCCATAGAGATCTGGCACTGCGACGCTTCCGGCGTCTACTCCGGCTACATCCAGAACGGCAACGGAGGCGGCGGTGGAACGCCTCCCGGCCCGCCGCCCACCGGAACGCCGACGGCGCCTCCGGACGGCCCAGGCAGTCCGGGCGATCCGGGCGGGCCTGTGGGTCATGCCACGCCGACCGACGACCTCACGTGGCTGCGCGGCATTCAGATGACCGACGCCCAGGGGTTCGTCACCTTCCGCACCGTCTTCCCCGGCTGGTATGCCGGTCGCGCCGTCCACGTCCACACCAAGGTCCACACCGGCGGCTCGCGTACTCCCGACGGCTACACCGGCGGACGCACCTGTCACACCGGGCAGTTCTACTTCTCCGAAGAGGCGGTCAAGGCCACCGAAAACACCGAGCCCTACTCTGCGAACACCATCACCCGGATGCCTCTCGACAACGACTCCATCTACCCGGGAACCGGCACCCAGGGCGGCCTGCTCAACCTCAACTACGACAAGAAGCACATCGAGCGCGGCGTCATCGGCAACATCACGATGGCAGTCGATCCCAACGCCACCAATGACGGCCAGGGAACACCCGGCGGCCCCGCCCCCACCGCCTCCTCGGCGCCCACCCCCTGA
- a CDS encoding M4 family metallopeptidase has protein sequence MQPTRLTAVLAALALTAGLAGSLATTATADDRSAHSESRGLRHGALEAELTPAQGKALVRKAQDKTADTARALGLGTKEALVVKNVVKDNDGTLHTRYERTYSGLPVLGGDLVVHTAPASKASGTVATTFNTKHHIRVASTSATLTKAQAEAKALKTARALDARQPAAESARKVVWAGSGTPRLAWETVIGGLQDDGTPSRLHVISDADTGKEITRHQDIKTGTGNTQYSGSVTLDTTRSGSTYQLTDTTRGSHKTYSLNNATSGTGTLMTDADDVWGTGSGSQTQTAGADAAYGAQKTWDFFKNTLGRSGIRNDGVAAYSRVHYGSAYANAYWDDSCFCMTYGDGSGNTHALTSLDIAAHEMGHGVTSNTAGLTYSGESGGLNEATSDIFGAGVEFYADNSTDVGDYLVGEKVDINSNGSPLRYMDKPSKDGNSVDSWYSGLGSLDVHYSSGPANHMFYLLSEGSGSKTINGLAYNSPTADSVAVTGIGRDAALKIWYKALTTYMTSSTNYAGARTAALNAASALYGTNSAQYAAVGNAFAGINVGSHITPPTSGVTVTNPGSQASAVGTPVSLQVQASSTNSGSLTYSASGLPAGLSINASTGIISGTPTTAKAYTTTVTVTDSTGTTGTAAFTWTISTGGGGSCTSAQLLTNPGFESGNTGWTNSDVINNDVREPAHGGSYTAWLNGWGSAHTDTLSQTVTIPAACKATLTFYLHIDTAEIYAGVYDKLALTAGSKTLATYSNADAANGYAKTSLDLSSLAGQTVTLKFTGVEDAYLATNFVVDDTALTTG, from the coding sequence GTGCAACCCACCAGACTCACGGCAGTACTCGCCGCCCTCGCACTGACAGCGGGCCTCGCCGGCAGCCTCGCGACCACCGCCACCGCGGATGACCGGAGCGCCCACAGCGAGTCCCGAGGCCTGCGCCACGGCGCCCTGGAAGCCGAACTCACCCCGGCCCAGGGCAAGGCGCTCGTCCGCAAAGCCCAGGACAAGACAGCCGACACCGCCCGCGCCCTCGGCCTCGGCACCAAGGAGGCGCTGGTCGTCAAGAACGTCGTGAAGGACAACGACGGCACCCTGCACACGCGCTACGAACGCACCTATTCCGGCCTGCCCGTTCTCGGCGGCGACCTGGTCGTGCACACGGCACCCGCCTCGAAGGCGTCCGGCACGGTAGCCACGACCTTCAACACCAAGCATCACATCCGTGTCGCCTCCACCAGCGCCACGCTGACCAAGGCGCAGGCCGAGGCGAAGGCGCTCAAAACGGCTCGCGCGCTGGACGCCCGGCAGCCCGCCGCCGAAAGCGCCCGCAAGGTCGTCTGGGCCGGCAGCGGTACCCCCAGACTTGCCTGGGAGACCGTGATCGGCGGCCTGCAGGACGACGGCACCCCAAGCCGCCTGCACGTCATCAGCGACGCGGACACCGGCAAGGAGATCACCCGCCACCAGGACATCAAGACGGGCACCGGCAACACCCAGTACAGCGGCTCCGTGACCCTGGACACGACCCGGTCCGGCTCGACGTACCAGCTCACTGACACCACGCGCGGCAGCCACAAGACCTACAGCCTCAACAACGCCACGTCAGGCACCGGCACGCTGATGACCGACGCCGACGACGTCTGGGGCACCGGCTCCGGCTCCCAGACGCAGACCGCGGGTGCGGACGCCGCCTACGGCGCGCAGAAGACCTGGGACTTCTTCAAGAACACCCTGGGACGCAGCGGCATCCGCAACGACGGCGTCGCCGCCTACTCCCGCGTCCACTACGGCAGCGCCTACGCCAACGCGTACTGGGACGACAGCTGCTTTTGCATGACCTACGGCGACGGCTCCGGCAACACCCACGCACTGACCTCGCTGGACATAGCCGCCCACGAGATGGGCCACGGCGTCACCTCCAACACAGCGGGCCTCACCTACAGCGGGGAGTCCGGCGGACTCAACGAGGCCACCTCGGACATCTTCGGCGCGGGTGTGGAGTTCTACGCCGACAACAGCACCGACGTCGGCGACTACCTCGTAGGGGAGAAAGTCGACATCAACAGCAACGGTTCGCCGCTGCGCTACATGGACAAGCCCAGCAAGGACGGGAACTCGGTTGACAGCTGGTACTCCGGCCTCGGCAGCCTCGATGTCCACTACTCCTCGGGCCCCGCGAACCACATGTTCTACCTGCTCTCCGAGGGCAGTGGCAGCAAGACGATCAACGGCTTGGCCTACAACAGCCCGACCGCCGACAGTGTCGCCGTCACCGGCATCGGCCGCGACGCCGCCCTGAAGATCTGGTACAAGGCGCTGACGACGTACATGACGTCCAGCACCAACTACGCCGGCGCCCGCACCGCCGCCCTCAACGCCGCATCCGCGCTCTACGGCACCAACTCCGCCCAGTACGCGGCCGTCGGCAACGCCTTCGCCGGCATCAACGTGGGCAGCCACATCACCCCGCCGACCAGCGGCGTCACGGTGACCAACCCCGGCAGCCAGGCCTCGGCCGTCGGCACTCCCGTCAGCCTCCAGGTCCAGGCGAGCAGCACCAACAGCGGCTCCCTCACCTACAGCGCCTCCGGCCTGCCCGCCGGCCTGTCGATCAACGCCTCGACCGGCATCATCTCCGGTACGCCCACCACGGCCAAGGCCTACACCACCACCGTCACGGTGACCGACTCCACCGGAACCACCGGCACCGCGGCGTTCACCTGGACGATCAGCACCGGCGGGGGCGGTAGCTGCACCTCGGCCCAACTGCTCACCAATCCGGGCTTCGAGTCCGGCAACACCGGCTGGACCAACAGCGACGTCATCAACAACGACGTCCGCGAACCGGCCCACGGCGGTTCCTACACGGCCTGGCTCAACGGCTGGGGCTCCGCACACACCGACACCCTGTCCCAGACGGTGACGATCCCCGCCGCCTGCAAGGCGACCCTCACCTTCTACCTGCACATCGACACTGCGGAGATATACGCCGGCGTGTACGACAAGCTGGCGCTCACCGCAGGATCGAAGACCCTCGCGACCTACTCGAACGCCGACGCAGCCAATGGCTACGCCAAGACGTCCCTCGACCTGTCCTCACTGGCGGGCCAGACGGTGACCCTGAAGTTCACCGGCGTCGAGGACGCGTACCTCGCAACCAACTTCGTCGTCGACGACACCGCCCTGACAACCGGCTGA
- a CDS encoding ABC transporter ATP-binding protein: MATDFHRPVTAPAPSPAGAPEAAVRVEGLTRAFDGRAVLDRLDLTLEAGEFTALLGRSGCGKSTLLRVLAGLDREIAGTVLVPRRRAVAFQAPRLMPWKRVWRNVLLGLPGKPERALAEEALAEVGLTDRAGAWPKTLSGGEAQRVSLARALVREPDLLLLDEPFGALDALTRIKAQQLVAELWQRRGCAVLLVTHDVDEALLLADRVLVMRDGGIAYDTHVGLERPRGVGSAGFTGLRSRLLNELGVEDGGAADAGAGADQPQEPAAVAHPDV; encoded by the coding sequence ATGGCGACCGACTTTCACCGGCCGGTGACCGCCCCGGCCCCCTCCCCCGCCGGGGCACCCGAAGCCGCCGTACGGGTCGAAGGGCTCACCCGGGCCTTCGACGGGCGTGCCGTCCTCGACCGTCTCGATCTCACCCTGGAAGCCGGGGAGTTCACTGCCCTGCTGGGACGCAGCGGATGCGGGAAGTCGACCCTGCTGCGAGTGCTCGCCGGACTCGACCGCGAGATAGCCGGGACCGTGCTGGTGCCCCGGCGGCGCGCCGTGGCCTTCCAGGCGCCGCGCCTGATGCCCTGGAAGCGGGTCTGGCGCAACGTCCTGCTGGGGCTGCCCGGGAAGCCCGAACGGGCCCTGGCGGAGGAGGCGTTGGCGGAGGTCGGGCTGACCGACCGGGCGGGCGCCTGGCCCAAGACGCTCTCCGGCGGCGAGGCCCAACGCGTTTCTCTCGCACGTGCGTTGGTACGGGAGCCCGATCTGCTCCTCCTCGACGAGCCGTTCGGCGCGCTGGACGCCCTGACCCGGATCAAGGCGCAGCAGCTCGTCGCGGAGCTCTGGCAGCGGCGCGGCTGCGCGGTCCTGCTGGTCACCCATGACGTGGATGAGGCGCTGCTGCTGGCCGACCGGGTGCTGGTGATGCGGGACGGCGGCATCGCGTACGACACGCATGTCGGCCTGGAACGCCCGCGCGGCGTCGGCTCCGCCGGCTTCACCGGCCTGCGTTCACGGCTGCTGAACGAGCTCGGCGTCGAGGACGGCGGCGCGGCCGACGCAGGGGCGGGGGCCGACCAGCCGCAGGAACCGGCCGCCGTCGCGCACCCGGACGTATGA
- a CDS encoding LLM class flavin-dependent oxidoreductase: MNVHLHWFLPTGGDGRTLVDRHAYTDGGIRRDRITPASGVRAPDIEYLAQIAKAAEQLGFEAVLTPTGTWCEDAWLTTVALAQHTERLKFLVAFRPGVISPVLAAQMAATYQRITRGRLLLNVVTGGDSTEQRRFGDHLDHDRRYARTAEFLSVVRGAWSGQPYDFDGEHYQVEGGLTALPPDPLPEIFFGGSSAAAGPVAAAHADVYLTWGEPPAQVKRKIDWIRALAEEQGRTVRFGIRLHTISRDSSREAWATAGRLLDDLDADTIAAAQQALGKSESVGQQRMLALHGGSRDKLEIAPNLWAGVGLVRGGAGTALVGSHAEVADRIEEYHALGVEHFVLSGYPHLEEAYWFGEGVTPELARRGLLSTVPASPRLGAPGADSRAV, translated from the coding sequence ATGAACGTCCATCTCCACTGGTTCCTGCCCACCGGCGGTGACGGCCGGACGCTCGTGGACCGGCACGCGTACACCGACGGCGGGATCAGGCGCGACCGGATCACCCCGGCGAGCGGGGTCCGCGCCCCGGACATCGAGTATCTGGCGCAGATCGCCAAGGCGGCCGAACAGCTGGGCTTCGAAGCCGTGTTGACGCCGACCGGTACGTGGTGCGAGGACGCCTGGCTGACCACGGTGGCGCTCGCCCAGCACACCGAGCGGCTGAAGTTCCTCGTCGCCTTCCGGCCGGGGGTCATCTCGCCGGTGCTCGCCGCCCAGATGGCCGCCACCTATCAGCGGATCACCCGGGGACGGCTGCTGCTCAACGTGGTGACCGGCGGCGATTCGACCGAACAGCGGCGGTTCGGCGACCACTTGGACCACGACCGGCGGTACGCGCGCACGGCGGAGTTCCTGTCGGTGGTGCGGGGTGCCTGGAGCGGGCAGCCGTACGACTTCGACGGCGAGCACTACCAGGTGGAGGGCGGGCTGACCGCACTGCCGCCGGACCCGCTGCCGGAGATCTTCTTCGGCGGCTCCTCGGCGGCCGCCGGTCCGGTGGCCGCCGCCCATGCCGATGTCTATCTGACCTGGGGTGAGCCGCCGGCCCAGGTGAAGAGGAAGATCGACTGGATTCGCGCGCTCGCGGAGGAGCAGGGGCGTACGGTCCGGTTCGGCATCCGGCTGCACACCATCTCGCGCGACTCGTCGAGGGAGGCATGGGCCACCGCCGGCCGGCTGCTGGACGATCTGGACGCGGACACGATCGCGGCGGCGCAGCAGGCGCTGGGGAAGAGCGAGTCGGTCGGGCAGCAGCGGATGCTGGCGCTGCACGGCGGTTCGCGGGACAAGCTGGAGATCGCGCCGAACCTCTGGGCGGGCGTCGGCCTGGTGCGGGGCGGGGCCGGGACCGCGCTGGTGGGCAGCCATGCGGAGGTCGCCGACCGGATCGAGGAGTACCACGCGCTCGGCGTGGAGCACTTCGTGCTCTCGGGCTATCCGCACCTGGAGGAGGCGTACTGGTTCGGTGAGGGCGTGACGCCCGAGCTGGCGCGGCGCGGACTGCTGTCGACCGTTCCGGCGTCCCCGCGCCTGGGGGCACCTGGCGCCGATTCGCGGGCGGTCTAG